A genomic stretch from Pseudomonadota bacterium includes:
- a CDS encoding DUF2157 domain-containing protein, with protein MVRLRRRLNKWCGAGLIDEQQVFAIEKFEAGQSSWLLRGLLGLAVTSIGIGVIALVASHWENIPDAIMLGLMFVLLVTIALAAWAMKMRNNPTGADLFIFAFLIACLAAIGLISQTFNLSGRLDHALLFWGLIVAPITVMAQFRLVPALWSWVMLVVGLVIPIVEWMDQLGWLDQSTVIGLVGILPITTAIGLVALNKLRRFDNFEWALRAITVFAWFSAIVIFDICLSWETANPTNKDELSGASLMVSFGVLLSLFLFAIAWFWEIFPRARLILIGVQLGIYLCFLALACLTNGVPYLGSVFVILLFGFCATDMARAGRRGAAQFLLVLIGIRMLTFYIDAFGGLAITAVGLICVGVLILLTTLIWYRKRHNVMSWLEGVPK; from the coding sequence GGCAGGTCTTATAGATGAGCAGCAAGTCTTCGCAATAGAGAAATTTGAAGCTGGACAATCCAGCTGGTTATTGCGTGGACTGCTTGGTCTTGCAGTTACTTCAATAGGGATAGGCGTTATTGCACTGGTTGCTTCGCATTGGGAAAACATCCCCGATGCAATTATGCTTGGGCTAATGTTCGTGCTTTTGGTTACCATTGCACTTGCGGCTTGGGCAATGAAAATGCGTAATAATCCTACGGGGGCCGATCTATTCATATTCGCATTTCTAATAGCCTGTCTTGCAGCCATTGGCTTAATTAGTCAGACCTTTAATCTTTCGGGCAGGCTTGATCATGCATTGCTTTTTTGGGGCCTTATTGTGGCACCTATAACAGTTATGGCTCAGTTTCGTCTGGTCCCTGCTCTTTGGTCATGGGTAATGTTGGTGGTGGGGCTCGTAATACCGATCGTTGAGTGGATGGACCAGCTTGGCTGGCTAGATCAAAGCACCGTAATCGGATTAGTAGGCATATTACCGATAACTACAGCGATTGGGCTAGTAGCGCTCAACAAACTGAGGCGTTTTGATAATTTTGAATGGGCGTTGCGGGCAATAACAGTGTTTGCGTGGTTCAGCGCAATAGTTATTTTTGACATATGTCTGAGTTGGGAAACTGCTAATCCAACAAATAAGGACGAATTATCCGGTGCTTCGTTAATGGTATCATTTGGGGTGTTATTGTCATTGTTCTTATTCGCAATCGCTTGGTTTTGGGAAATATTTCCCCGTGCACGTTTGATATTGATTGGGGTCCAGTTGGGGATTTACTTGTGTTTTCTTGCTCTCGCTTGCCTAACCAATGGTGTTCCATACCTTGGATCGGTTTTTGTAATCTTGTTATTTGGGTTTTGCGCAACAGATATGGCTCGTGCTGGTCGGCGCGGCGCGGCCCAATTTCTCTTGGTACTGATTGGGATCAGAATGTTAACGTTCTACATTGATGCTTTTGGGGGATTAGCTATCACTGCAGTCGGATTGATATGCGTTGGTGTGTTAATTTTACTTACAACTCTCATTTGGTATCGGAAGCGTCATAATGTGATGTCATGGCTGGAGGGTGTGCCTAAATGA